One Macrobrachium rosenbergii isolate ZJJX-2024 chromosome 10, ASM4041242v1, whole genome shotgun sequence DNA window includes the following coding sequences:
- the LOC136842966 gene encoding uncharacterized protein isoform X1, which produces MKGSIPSIDDTVFIDLGAKAARKYLNSTFMFWIKGQNYTCPAMIFSPEVWQPYILNTKCIEKSVYIACTVPKNMAFELRSDGFPAPAENFYFEPQNFFPRFLSLDGREIRAQPSEIYGYELFLLEHFEGTVLAVTPLLDSNPFGRKVWTFVKRNETMSMVLTGCSKEEFTCYNGSCIEIQKRCDGKDDCGDQSDEVCQLVKPLPLSYRHNRPHLPETPLELQVFIRKIAAVEVDHGIITLQLEIRSSWQDSRITLVQLSDTSEDNIITETIWSPDYWFLNAIFTDNKGYLDHTNVISNIIANKNGPGTASVLDSQEGYEYQGDTDANFTRSELISASFDCTFSLELFPFDSHGCMFHLKLKQSGKQIAYFDPDKIYLQPDNFTLSVFTTLPACHSKWSHAHVGGER; this is translated from the exons ATGAAGGGCAGCATTCCAAGTATCGATGACACTGTCTTCATCGACCTGGGCGCGAAG GCAGCGCGTAAATACTTGAACTCAACATTCATGTTCTGGATTAAGGGACAAAATTACACTTGTCCCGCTATGATTTTCTCCCCCGAGGTGTGGCAACCCTACATACTCAATACAAAATGCATCGAAAAGTCAGTCTACATCGCTTGCACT GTACCAAAGAACATGGCTTTTGAACTGCGCTCAGACGGCTTCCCGGCACCGGCGGAAAATTTCTACTTCGAGCCGCAGAACTTTTTCCCGCGCTTTCTGTCGCTGGACGGGAGGGAGATCAGAGCCCAGCCGTCGGAGATCTACGGATACGAGTTGTTCCTTTTGGAACATTTCGAGGGCACAGTCTTGGCCGTTACGCCCTTGCTCGATTCCAACCCTTTCGGACGGAAGGTGTGGACCTTCGTGAAGAGGAACGAGACTATGTCTATGGTCCTTACTGGATGCTCGAAG GAGGAGTTCACTTGCTACAACGGATCCTGCATCGAAATACAAAAGAGATGCGACGGCAAGGATGACTGCGGCGACCAGTCTGACGAGGTCTGCCAGCTGGTCAAGCCCCTTCCTTTGTCGTACAGACACAACAGACCTCACTTGCCCGAAACACCCCTGGAGCTCCAGGTTTTCATCAGGAAGATCGCCGCTGTCGAAGTTGATCATGGAATAATCACGCTTCAGCTAGAG ATTAGATCATCTTGGCAAGACAGCCGGATCACCCTCGTGCAGCTGAGTGATACCAGTGAGGATAACATCATCACCGAGACAATATGGTCGCCTGACTACTGGTTCCTGAACGCTATTTTTACGGACAACAAAGGCTACCTCGACCACACTAATGTTATCAGTAATATCATTGCCAACAAGAACGGGCCTGGGACAGCCAGCGTCCTGGACAGCCAAGAGG GGTATGAATACCAGGGTGACACAGACGCCAACTTCACTCGCAGCGAGTTGATTTCCGCGTCTTTCGATTGTACCTTCAGTCTGGAGCTCTTTCCATTTGACTCGCACGGGTGCATGTTTCATCTGAAGCTGAAGCAGAGTGGGAAGCAGATTGCTTATTTTGATCCAGAT AAGATTTACTTGCAGCCGGACAATTTCACTTTGTCGGTCTTCACTACTCTCCCCGCGTGCCACAGCAAGTGGTCACATGCACATGTCGGGGGAGAAAGGTAA
- the LOC136842966 gene encoding uncharacterized protein isoform X2, translated as MKGSIPSIDDTVFIDLGAKAARKYLNSTFMFWIKGQNYTCPAMIFSPEVWQPYILNTKCIEKSVYIACTVPKNMAFELRSDGFPAPAENFYFEPQNFFPRFLSLDGREIRAQPSEIYGYELFLLEHFEGTVLAVTPLLDSNPFGRKVWTFVKRNETMSMVLTGCSKEEFTCYNGSCIEIQKRCDGKDDCGDQSDEVCQLVKPLPLSYRHNRPHLPETPLELQVFIRKIAAVEVDHGIITLQLEIRSSWQDSRITLVQLSDTSEDNIITETIWSPDYWFLNAIFTDNKGYLDHTNVISNIIANKNGPGTASVLDSQEDPFATAIRLLCPHYIPAVCGSHPDRILYAVFRIR; from the exons ATGAAGGGCAGCATTCCAAGTATCGATGACACTGTCTTCATCGACCTGGGCGCGAAG GCAGCGCGTAAATACTTGAACTCAACATTCATGTTCTGGATTAAGGGACAAAATTACACTTGTCCCGCTATGATTTTCTCCCCCGAGGTGTGGCAACCCTACATACTCAATACAAAATGCATCGAAAAGTCAGTCTACATCGCTTGCACT GTACCAAAGAACATGGCTTTTGAACTGCGCTCAGACGGCTTCCCGGCACCGGCGGAAAATTTCTACTTCGAGCCGCAGAACTTTTTCCCGCGCTTTCTGTCGCTGGACGGGAGGGAGATCAGAGCCCAGCCGTCGGAGATCTACGGATACGAGTTGTTCCTTTTGGAACATTTCGAGGGCACAGTCTTGGCCGTTACGCCCTTGCTCGATTCCAACCCTTTCGGACGGAAGGTGTGGACCTTCGTGAAGAGGAACGAGACTATGTCTATGGTCCTTACTGGATGCTCGAAG GAGGAGTTCACTTGCTACAACGGATCCTGCATCGAAATACAAAAGAGATGCGACGGCAAGGATGACTGCGGCGACCAGTCTGACGAGGTCTGCCAGCTGGTCAAGCCCCTTCCTTTGTCGTACAGACACAACAGACCTCACTTGCCCGAAACACCCCTGGAGCTCCAGGTTTTCATCAGGAAGATCGCCGCTGTCGAAGTTGATCATGGAATAATCACGCTTCAGCTAGAG ATTAGATCATCTTGGCAAGACAGCCGGATCACCCTCGTGCAGCTGAGTGATACCAGTGAGGATAACATCATCACCGAGACAATATGGTCGCCTGACTACTGGTTCCTGAACGCTATTTTTACGGACAACAAAGGCTACCTCGACCACACTAATGTTATCAGTAATATCATTGCCAACAAGAACGGGCCTGGGACAGCCAGCGTCCTGGACAGCCAAGAGG